A segment of the Bacillus licheniformis DSM 13 = ATCC 14580 genome:
TCAATATAATAATCCTGCCAGTCCAGCTCAGATTTCCCATCTTCTTTAGGCAGCCTTTTTAAAAATTTGCGAAACATGAAAAAACCGCCGATTGACAAGAGGACGATCATGATGACGATCCAAGCGAGCATCAGCCATAAAAACCATCCTTCCAGCATCTCTCATCACTCCTTTGTCTATAACCTATTTTACATGAAGGCGTTTTAGAAGAACATAGAAAAAATAATATAAAATGGGACACCGGCCTGGTCAAAAGAGATGCTAGAACATAATCTATTGTATAGCGATTCCCTAATCGGCCATAGAGAATTGCTAGAGGATATTTGACGAACGAACGGAAAAAAACCCGGATGGCAAGTGTTTTAAGCGCTGTCCGGGTTCTGCTTGTTGTGCAGGTTTGATATAAAAGGAATATTGATTGAAAGCGAAATGTCATCTTTGCTTGATTCTTTATTGATTTTAACTGCAAGAATGTTGTTTTCGCATTCCGCTTCGATCTGTTTGTCATTCAAAAAGAAAGGAAGCATCAGCGATTTCTCGTAAAGCTGCTCATCGGTTTTAACTGCAAGCTTGAAATCGTAGCCTGAAAACGTCAAGTCAAGATGCCGGACATTCAAGTGGCTTAAATCTGCTTCAATTATATATTCAGTGCTCGTTTCATAAAGGTCAATCGGTAAAGTTTCATCATAGAGGAGAAAAGGGTCGTCAACAAACTGTTTCATCCATTCTTTATCAAAATCTGCGGAATCGAAACGTTTTGTATTTGTCATTGGAGCATTCCTCCATACCTAGCCTTACCATTAGATTATGCACACCTTTGAATTCATGTGAAGGAGGGTGGACAACGCCTCAGGGTGACGCGCGGTAAGGAAAAAAACCGCGCCGTGAAAGGCGCGGAAAAAATGTTACATATCGTGACTGGAATTGTGTTTTTGTCTTGTATGGTTCCGGTTTTTTACTTTTTTGCTTCCGCTCAAAGGCTCTGGCTGCCCCGGCTGAGCTCCTTTCGGTGCGTTTTTGCGCATATCTTTGCCGTCGTTTTTATTTGTCAATGTTTTAACCTCCTAAGATATTCATGAAGGATCTTTCGTATTTATTGATTGGTTTTCCGTTTTTTGTTGTTTTGGCGTTCCGCCTCAGTGAGTATGTGCTGATCATTTTCAATATATCCCGCGCCGTTTCCTTGGCGTTTCGCATTGTTCATTCCATTTATTACATGATTTGCTTTTCGTTTGGCCAATTTCAATCACCTCAGACTGTAGTATAGCCTTAGCGGGTGTATTGTATAAAAAAATGTATTTCCAGTAAAATAAACTTTTTTCCGTATATAAGTCATTCTTATTGAATTTAATAAAAACATTGATATTTACTTATGTTTAAAATTGTTTTAAGATTAAATTGTGAGAAAATTGTGGTGAAATATGCCGATTTTTCTGGCGTATGATCTTGATCTTTAAAGGGGGATTTTGGAGAAATGGCGAATCAGCAACAAATCGCAAAAAAAGACGCTTTTCAATCAAGAAAAACGTTTACAGTACAAGGCAAAACGTACAGCTATTATTCTTTAAAAGCATTAGAGGATCAAGGAATCGGAAACGTATCAAAACTTCCTTATTCCATTAAAGTTTTGCTCGAATCCGTTCTTCGTCAAGTAGACGGGAGAGTCATTACTGAGGAACACGTTGAAAACTTGGCAAAATGGGGCACTGCCGAATTAAAAGATATTGACGTTCCTTTCAAACCATCCCGCGTTATTTTGCAGGACTTTACCGGCGTTCCAGCCGTTGTAGACCTTGCTTCATTAAGAAAAGCGATGGCTTCAGTCGGCGGAGATCCGGATAAAATCAATCCTGAAATACCGGTAGACCTTGTCATCGACCACTCCGTACAAGTTGACAAAGCGGGTACGGAAGATGCATTGACCGTTAATATGGACCTTGAATTCCAACGAAATGCAGAGCGTTACAAATTTTTAAGCTGGGCTAAGAAAGCGTTTAATAACTATCAAGCTGTTCCCCCTGCTACAGGTATTGTTCACCAGGTGAACCTTGAGTATTTGGCAAACGTTGTCCATGCAGTGGAAGAAGACGGCGAGATTGTCACTTATCCTGACACGCTTGTCGGTACTGACTCCCATACAACGATGATCAACGGAATCGGCGTTCTCGGCTGGGGCGTCGGCGGAATTGAAGCTGAAGCAGGCATGCTCGGCCAGCCTTCATATTTCCCTGTACCTGAAGTAATCGGTGCGAAGCTTGTCGGAAAGCTGCCGAACGGTACGACAGCGACGGACCTTGCGCTTAAAGTGACACAGGTGCTGCGTGAAAAAGGCGTAGTCGGAAAGTTCGTCGAATTCTTCGGTCCGGGTGTTGCGGAACTACCGCTTGCAGACCGTGCGACAATCGCAAATATGGCTCCTGAATACGGCGCGACTTGCGGTTTCTTCCCTGTTGATGAGGAAGCATTGGAATACATGCGTTTAACAGGCCGTGATGAAGAACATATCAATGTGGTGAAAGAATATTGCCGTCAAAACGGACTGTTCTACACGCCTGATCAGGAAGATCCTGTATTTACCGATATCGTTGAAATCGACTTGTCAAAAGTTGAAGCGAACCTTTCAGGTCCGAAGCGTCCTCAGGATCTCATTCCGCTGACTGACATGAAAGAAACGTTCCACAAGCATTTGGCAAGCCCTGCGGGCAACCAGGGATTCGGTTTAAACGCGAGCGAGGCTGACAAAGAAATCAAATTTAAGCTTGAAAACGGCGAAGAAGCCGTCATGAAAACGGGTGCGATCGCAATTGCGGCGATTACCAGCTGTACAAATACATCAAACCCTTATGTCTTAATCGGTGCGGGCCTCGTCGCCAAAAAAGCGGTTGAACTGGGATTGAAAGTACCGAACTATGTGAAAACATCTCTCGCTCCGGGTTCAAAAGTCGTAACAGGCTACTTGGTTAATTCAGGCCTGCTGCCGTATATGCGCGAGCTTGGATTTAACATCGTCGGCTACGGCTGTACGACATGTATCGGGAACTCCGGACCGCTTGCGCCTGAAATCGAAAAAGCGGTTGCCGAAAACGACCTGCTGATTACGTCTGTCCTTTCCGGTAACCGTAACTTTGAAGGCCGGATTCATCCGCTTGTCAAAGGAAACTACTTGGCGTCTCCGCCTCTAGTCGTGGCCTATGCATTGGCAGGTACGGTAGATATCGACCTGAAAAACGAACCGATCGGCGTCGGCAAAGACGGTCAAAATGTGTACTTCAACGATATTTGGCCGACGATGGACGAAATCAATTCCGTCGTGAAGCAAACCGTTACTCCTGAGCTGTTCAGAAAAGAATACGAGCGCGTGTTTGATGACAATGAACGCTGGAATGCGATTGAAACAACGGATGAAGCCCTGTATAAATGGGATGAAGAGTCCACTTACATTCAGAACCCGCCATTCTTTGAAAACATGTCAGTTGAGCCAGGTACAGTTGAACCGCTTAAAGGCTTGCGCATTGTCGGCAAATTCGGAGACTCTGTCACGACAGACCATATCTCTCCTGCGGGAGCGATCGGCAAAGACACGCCGGCCGGAAAATATTTGCAGGAAAAAGGCGTTTCTCCTAGAGACTTCAACTCATATGGTTCAAGACGCGGAAACCATGAAGTCATGATGAGGGGAACATTCGCCAACATCAGAATCAAAAACCAGATCGCTCCGGGCACTGAAGGCGGTTATACAACGTATTGGCCGACCGGAGAAGTGATGTCCATTTATGATGCCTGCATGAAGTATAAAGAAGACGGCACAGGTCTGGTCGTCATTGCCGGAAAAGACTACGGAATGGGTTCTTCCCGCGACTGGGCGGCAAAAGGAACAAATCTGCTCGGCATCAAAACCGTCATTGCAGAAAGCTTTGAAAGAATTCACAGAAGCAACCTTGTGCTGATGGGCGTTCTTCCGCTGCAATTTAAAGAGGGAGAAAACGCTGAAACGCTCGGTTTGACCGGGAAAGAAACAATTGAAGTAGACGTGAGTGAGTCGGTGCGCCCGCGCGATCTCGTCCAAGTCAAAGCGATTGCCGAAGACGGCACGGTCAAGTCGTTTGAAGCTGTTGTCCGCTTTGACAGCGAAGTGGAAATCGATTATTACCGTCACGGCGGAATCCTGCAAATGGTGCTCCGCAATAAAATGAAACAGTAATTGAATGAGGAAGAGAGAGCCTTTAGCTTTCTCTTCTTTTTTCAGCGTAATCCTGAATGTGGAGGATGCCGATGATGAAAAAAGTGCTGGCTGCCGCGTTTCTTTTAGTCTTGGCCGGTCTTGCGGTTTGGAATTTTACAGGGCAAAAGGAAGCCGAAATCGGCATTGAGAAAGGAGACAAGGCGCCTGATTTTACGCTGCCGTCATTAAAGAATGGAAACGATGTATCTTTGTCAGACTTTAAAGGGAAAAAAGTGCTGTTAAATTTTTGGGCCACCTGGTGTAGACCGTGTGAAACCGAAATGCCTGCAATGGAAGAGCTTCAAAATGAAAATCAGGACATTGCCGTTTTAGCCGTCAACTTTACATCTTCCGAGAAAAACGAAAAGACGGTCAAAGCGTTTGCCGAAAGGCACGGTTTACATTTCCCCATCGTCTTAGACCGAACGGGCATCAATGCGAAATACGAGATTTTTTCATATCCGACGACATTTATCATTGATGAAAACGGAATCATTAAAGATATCGTGCTGGGGACGATGTCGAAAAAGA
Coding sequences within it:
- a CDS encoding Hsp20/alpha crystallin family protein, encoding MTNTKRFDSADFDKEWMKQFVDDPFLLYDETLPIDLYETSTEYIIEADLSHLNVRHLDLTFSGYDFKLAVKTDEQLYEKSLMLPFFLNDKQIEAECENNILAVKINKESSKDDISLSINIPFISNLHNKQNPDSA
- a CDS encoding small acid-soluble spore protein P is translated as MTNKNDGKDMRKNAPKGAQPGQPEPLSGSKKVKNRNHTRQKHNSSHDM
- the sspO gene encoding small acid-soluble spore protein O; protein product: MAKRKANHVINGMNNAKRQGNGAGYIENDQHILTEAERQNNKKRKTNQ
- the acnA gene encoding aconitate hydratase AcnA produces the protein MANQQQIAKKDAFQSRKTFTVQGKTYSYYSLKALEDQGIGNVSKLPYSIKVLLESVLRQVDGRVITEEHVENLAKWGTAELKDIDVPFKPSRVILQDFTGVPAVVDLASLRKAMASVGGDPDKINPEIPVDLVIDHSVQVDKAGTEDALTVNMDLEFQRNAERYKFLSWAKKAFNNYQAVPPATGIVHQVNLEYLANVVHAVEEDGEIVTYPDTLVGTDSHTTMINGIGVLGWGVGGIEAEAGMLGQPSYFPVPEVIGAKLVGKLPNGTTATDLALKVTQVLREKGVVGKFVEFFGPGVAELPLADRATIANMAPEYGATCGFFPVDEEALEYMRLTGRDEEHINVVKEYCRQNGLFYTPDQEDPVFTDIVEIDLSKVEANLSGPKRPQDLIPLTDMKETFHKHLASPAGNQGFGLNASEADKEIKFKLENGEEAVMKTGAIAIAAITSCTNTSNPYVLIGAGLVAKKAVELGLKVPNYVKTSLAPGSKVVTGYLVNSGLLPYMRELGFNIVGYGCTTCIGNSGPLAPEIEKAVAENDLLITSVLSGNRNFEGRIHPLVKGNYLASPPLVVAYALAGTVDIDLKNEPIGVGKDGQNVYFNDIWPTMDEINSVVKQTVTPELFRKEYERVFDDNERWNAIETTDEALYKWDEESTYIQNPPFFENMSVEPGTVEPLKGLRIVGKFGDSVTTDHISPAGAIGKDTPAGKYLQEKGVSPRDFNSYGSRRGNHEVMMRGTFANIRIKNQIAPGTEGGYTTYWPTGEVMSIYDACMKYKEDGTGLVVIAGKDYGMGSSRDWAAKGTNLLGIKTVIAESFERIHRSNLVLMGVLPLQFKEGENAETLGLTGKETIEVDVSESVRPRDLVQVKAIAEDGTVKSFEAVVRFDSEVEIDYYRHGGILQMVLRNKMKQ
- a CDS encoding peroxiredoxin family protein, which encodes MMKKVLAAAFLLVLAGLAVWNFTGQKEAEIGIEKGDKAPDFTLPSLKNGNDVSLSDFKGKKVLLNFWATWCRPCETEMPAMEELQNENQDIAVLAVNFTSSEKNEKTVKAFAERHGLHFPIVLDRTGINAKYEIFSYPTTFIIDENGIIKDIVLGTMSKKNMEEKLGL